The following proteins are co-located in the Paludibaculum fermentans genome:
- a CDS encoding tetratricopeptide repeat protein: MQRDSVEAALAKIDKSKPFRQSERMRRFLRFVVERALDGDSEALKEYTVGMAVFDRPDDFDPRIDSIVRVEARRLRRKLNEYYESEGKSDFVRINLQEGTYAPTFATGGPPALPPPAKADPNAPHIITGDAYQLLLEGRHFANRMTPAHLRRSIECFQRAIHLDPQFAAAYAAVGGSILQLALFGNISPSVVMTDAGLVIYRALTLSPDLAAGHLWRGFLNAALLWNWVEAEVDYERALELNPSLVQARLFYAATVMNPQGRFLEARAHLGAAALLDPASVMLSAATGMTEYFSGDYEAALEHYRRAIELNSSFYGAHRLMAYALLALGRGDEALRSLELAEPLAAGDPRLLATQGYVQGRLGHVEKATQILESLAALSADSYVSAYDRALIHLGLGQHDEACRLLVEATAEHEPWLIMLRVDPIFAPLHGFAPFQDLVGRILPPETK, from the coding sequence ATGCAAAGGGATAGCGTCGAAGCAGCACTGGCGAAGATCGATAAGTCGAAGCCGTTCCGGCAGTCGGAGCGGATGCGCCGGTTTCTGCGTTTCGTGGTGGAACGGGCTCTGGATGGGGACAGCGAGGCGCTGAAAGAGTATACGGTCGGCATGGCAGTATTCGACCGGCCGGACGACTTTGACCCTCGAATCGACTCGATTGTTCGCGTCGAGGCCCGCCGTCTGCGCCGGAAGCTCAATGAGTATTACGAGAGCGAAGGCAAAAGCGATTTCGTACGGATCAATTTGCAGGAGGGCACCTACGCGCCGACGTTTGCGACGGGCGGGCCTCCCGCACTGCCACCCCCGGCCAAGGCAGACCCGAACGCGCCGCACATCATTACCGGCGACGCCTACCAACTGCTGCTGGAGGGACGTCATTTCGCCAACCGCATGACCCCCGCGCACTTGCGGCGAAGCATCGAGTGTTTCCAGCGGGCGATTCACCTGGATCCGCAGTTTGCCGCGGCGTATGCGGCGGTGGGCGGCTCGATTCTCCAGTTGGCGCTCTTCGGCAATATTTCGCCCTCGGTGGTGATGACGGATGCAGGGCTGGTGATCTACCGGGCGTTGACGCTGAGCCCCGACCTCGCCGCGGGCCACCTGTGGCGGGGCTTCCTGAACGCCGCCCTGCTGTGGAACTGGGTCGAGGCCGAAGTGGATTACGAACGGGCGCTGGAACTGAATCCCAGCCTGGTGCAGGCGCGGCTCTTCTACGCGGCGACGGTGATGAATCCGCAGGGCCGGTTTCTGGAAGCGCGAGCCCACCTGGGGGCCGCGGCGCTGCTGGATCCGGCCTCAGTGATGCTGAGCGCGGCCACGGGCATGACCGAGTACTTCTCGGGCGATTATGAAGCGGCGCTGGAGCACTACCGGCGAGCGATTGAGTTGAACTCGTCGTTCTATGGCGCGCACCGGCTGATGGCGTACGCCCTGCTCGCGCTGGGGCGCGGGGATGAAGCGCTGCGGTCACTGGAACTGGCGGAGCCGCTGGCGGCCGGCGATCCAAGGCTGCTGGCGACGCAAGGCTACGTCCAAGGCCGGCTGGGCCATGTGGAGAAGGCGACACAGATCCTGGAGTCGCTGGCGGCCCTTTCGGCGGATTCTTATGTGTCCGCCTATGACCGGGCGCTGATCCATCTGGGCCTGGGGCAGCATGACGAGGCCTGCCGGCTGCTGGTGGAGGCTACGGCCGAGCACGAGCCGTGGCTGATCATGCTGCGGGTCGATCCCATCTTTGCGCCGCTGCACGGCTTCGCGCCGTTTCAGGATCTGGTGGGCAGGATCCTTCCTCCGGAGACCAAATGA
- a CDS encoding RNA polymerase sigma factor, giving the protein MTTTQTTRLTGEHELILRAQNGDRTAFDELTKEYWPRMLRTALRVVRSPEDAEDATQQAFVAAFTKLDRFRGDASFSTWITRITLNESLTLLRRRKHDFRPIEDVPDNNGEPLRIELPDTTSNPEELYLRDETSNLIQMSLRAVKPAYRKAMKLRLSEDLSIEEIAGRLKIPVNTIKVHLYRGRQAMKNFLEERMTLPQAA; this is encoded by the coding sequence ATGACCACCACGCAAACTACCAGGCTGACCGGAGAGCACGAACTGATCCTCCGCGCACAAAATGGCGACCGCACCGCGTTCGACGAGTTGACGAAAGAGTACTGGCCGCGCATGCTGCGCACCGCCCTCCGCGTCGTTCGCAGCCCCGAAGATGCCGAGGACGCCACTCAGCAGGCCTTTGTCGCCGCCTTCACCAAACTCGACCGTTTCCGCGGCGACGCGTCCTTCTCCACCTGGATCACGCGCATCACCCTCAACGAGTCCCTGACGCTGCTGCGCCGCCGCAAGCACGACTTCCGGCCCATTGAGGACGTGCCTGACAACAACGGCGAGCCCCTTCGGATCGAACTGCCCGACACCACCAGCAACCCGGAAGAGCTCTACCTGCGCGACGAGACCTCGAACCTCATCCAGATGAGCCTGCGCGCCGTAAAACCGGCCTACCGCAAGGCCATGAAACTGCGCCTCAGTGAGGATCTCAGCATCGAAGAGATCGCCGGACGCCTCAAGATCCCGGTCAACACCATCAAGGTGCACCTCTACCGCGGCCGCCAGGCCATGAAGAACTTCCTCGAAGAGCGGATGACCCTGCCGCAAGCGGCCTGA
- a CDS encoding Gfo/Idh/MocA family protein, translating to MPEDRLNSRRAFLATAAAAASAMTARAEKNIKPGITAKSASRTLGANDRIRVGMIGVGIMGTGHLRAFARQAEADKDIEITAISDVYKRHRERAQAISKIDAKNIVVDYRDVLKRDDVDCVLIATPDHWHAQMAIDAFAAGKDVYLQKPITLTVDESAQVIAAAAKYKRVLQVGSQFLSDARWHKVKELIGEGAIGEVLWGQTTYSRNSIVGEWNYYVDEEATPENIDWTRWLGSAKKRPFSAERFFRWRKYWEYSNGIASDLFYHRVGPMLFAMGAQFPTRVSGAGGIYVQKDREVPDTLGIMAEYGKFMIVVAGSMANMSANKYLPEVVYGHSGTILVENDKVTVTPERIAKALNRPTEVKTFDFPTAVRDMARRHSDNFFSCMRTRQTPVLGPELAHQIMVSVMLGCESWRTGEMKLFDPSTQKRGKKAATREGFEGDGKNNPGGPRKEPSV from the coding sequence ATGCCCGAGGATCGATTGAATTCGCGCCGTGCGTTCCTGGCTACCGCGGCGGCTGCCGCGTCGGCCATGACGGCGCGCGCAGAGAAGAACATCAAGCCCGGAATCACGGCCAAGAGCGCTTCGCGCACGCTGGGCGCCAACGACCGTATCCGCGTCGGCATGATCGGTGTCGGCATCATGGGTACGGGGCACCTGCGGGCGTTCGCGCGGCAGGCCGAGGCCGATAAAGATATCGAGATCACCGCGATCTCGGATGTTTACAAGCGTCACCGCGAGCGCGCGCAGGCGATTTCGAAGATCGACGCCAAGAACATCGTGGTGGACTACCGCGACGTGCTGAAGCGCGATGACGTGGATTGCGTGCTGATAGCGACGCCGGACCACTGGCATGCGCAGATGGCGATCGACGCGTTTGCGGCGGGCAAGGACGTGTACCTGCAGAAGCCGATCACGCTGACGGTGGATGAGTCGGCGCAGGTGATTGCGGCGGCGGCGAAGTACAAGCGTGTTTTGCAGGTGGGCAGCCAGTTCCTGTCCGACGCGCGGTGGCACAAGGTGAAGGAGTTGATCGGGGAAGGCGCGATCGGCGAGGTCCTCTGGGGCCAGACGACTTACAGCCGCAACTCGATTGTGGGTGAGTGGAACTACTACGTCGACGAGGAAGCCACGCCCGAGAACATCGACTGGACGCGCTGGCTGGGCTCCGCCAAGAAGCGGCCGTTCAGCGCCGAGCGGTTCTTCCGGTGGCGCAAGTATTGGGAGTATTCGAACGGCATCGCGTCGGATCTGTTCTATCACCGCGTGGGTCCGATGTTGTTTGCGATGGGCGCGCAGTTCCCGACGCGGGTGTCGGGCGCGGGCGGCATCTATGTACAGAAAGACCGCGAAGTACCGGATACGCTGGGGATCATGGCCGAGTACGGCAAGTTCATGATCGTGGTGGCCGGCTCGATGGCGAACATGTCGGCCAACAAGTACCTGCCAGAGGTGGTTTACGGCCACTCGGGCACCATCCTGGTGGAGAACGACAAGGTCACCGTGACTCCGGAGCGCATCGCCAAGGCCCTGAACCGGCCCACGGAGGTCAAGACCTTCGACTTCCCGACGGCTGTGCGCGACATGGCGCGGCGGCATAGCGACAACTTCTTCTCGTGCATGCGGACGAGGCAGACCCCGGTGCTTGGACCGGAACTGGCGCACCAGATCATGGTCTCGGTGATGCTGGGCTGTGAGAGCTGGCGGACGGGCGAGATGAAGCTGTTCGATCCCAGCACGCAGAAGCGGGGCAAGAAGGCCGCGACGCGGGAAGGGTTCGAGGGCGACGGCAAGAACAATCCGGGCGGCCCGCGGAAAGAACCGTCGGTCTAG
- a CDS encoding Gfo/Idh/MocA family protein — protein MNRRSFVLTAGTAAASSAAMGANDRVRAGIIGSGGRGRLLTAEFKEVGAEMAAVCDVYQPNLEAGLKAANTGATGYSDYRRMLEDKSLDAVIVATPDHWHARMVIDAVNAGKDVYVEKPLCHKIDEGFEIVDAVRRTKRVVQVGMQRRSSPLFIEARNVANSGVLGDVRLVTSWWLNRQDGLSSATLQGPLDWKQWLGTAPAREMSSQRFFNWYYYWDYSGGLLIGQAAHVVDAIQWFMNSKHPAAVTCSGGRVNLAGAEIPETASIIIEYPENYMATFTLGYKAMRYSTSLDQMKQFHGSKARLDVGREGFRLFPEQTGLELKAVKEDIQPGSFVPATRQHIRNFLECTKSRKDPNAPVEAGLATAIVLCMTLDSLRSGRRLKWNAETRRVET, from the coding sequence ATGAATCGCAGAAGCTTTGTCCTCACGGCGGGTACGGCCGCCGCCTCCAGCGCGGCGATGGGCGCGAACGACCGCGTGCGCGCCGGGATTATCGGCAGCGGCGGGCGCGGGCGGCTGCTGACGGCGGAGTTCAAGGAAGTGGGCGCCGAGATGGCGGCGGTGTGCGATGTCTACCAGCCGAATCTCGAGGCGGGCCTGAAGGCGGCGAACACGGGCGCGACGGGGTATAGCGACTACCGGCGGATGCTGGAGGACAAGTCGCTGGATGCGGTGATTGTGGCGACGCCGGACCACTGGCATGCGCGGATGGTGATCGATGCCGTCAACGCGGGCAAGGACGTGTACGTTGAGAAGCCGCTGTGCCACAAGATCGACGAAGGCTTCGAGATTGTGGACGCCGTGCGGCGCACGAAGCGAGTGGTGCAGGTGGGCATGCAGCGGCGCAGCTCCCCCTTGTTCATCGAAGCGAGGAATGTGGCGAACTCCGGCGTGCTGGGCGATGTGCGGCTGGTGACGTCGTGGTGGCTGAACCGGCAGGACGGCCTGAGCAGCGCGACGCTGCAGGGTCCGCTGGACTGGAAACAGTGGCTGGGCACGGCGCCGGCGCGCGAGATGAGCTCGCAGCGGTTCTTCAACTGGTATTACTACTGGGATTACTCCGGCGGGCTGCTGATTGGCCAGGCGGCGCATGTGGTGGATGCGATCCAGTGGTTCATGAATTCGAAGCATCCGGCGGCGGTGACATGTTCGGGCGGGCGGGTGAACCTGGCTGGGGCGGAGATCCCGGAGACGGCCAGCATCATCATCGAGTACCCTGAGAATTACATGGCCACCTTCACGCTAGGGTACAAGGCCATGCGATACTCCACGTCGCTGGATCAGATGAAGCAGTTCCATGGCTCCAAGGCGAGACTGGATGTAGGCCGGGAAGGCTTCCGGTTGTTCCCGGAACAGACAGGATTAGAGTTGAAGGCGGTGAAGGAAGACATCCAACCGGGTTCCTTCGTGCCGGCCACGCGCCAGCACATCCGCAATTTCCTGGAATGCACGAAGAGCCGTAAGGACCCGAATGCGCCCGTGGAAGCCGGACTGGCGACCGCGATCGTACTGTGCATGACCCTGGACTCCCTGCGGAGCGGCCGCCGATTGAAGTGGAACGCCGAAACCCGGCGCGTGGAAACCTAG
- the typA gene encoding translational GTPase TypA, with protein MNVSNPNLRNIAIIAHVDHGKTTLVDSMFKQSGIYRSNETVQDRAMDSNELERERGITILSKTTGVRYHGVKINIVDTPGHSDFGGEVERALKLVDGVMLLVDASEGPLPQTRYVLSKALEQGLTPIVVINKIDRPDARIQEVLNEVFDLFIDLDAAEEQLEFPIVYTIARDGIAKLSPEDPSETLEPLFEAIVKYIPPPEGDPDGILQFQVANLDYSDYLGRIAIGRVFQGTLRQGDEVSVCRLDGQVHKTKITRMYSFEGLKRVDETVATPGDILAISGVEGITIGETVSHPDTPKAMPKIRIDEPTIGMVFTINTSPFAGREGQWVTSRNLRDRLDKELLTNVSLKVEGGPDAFQVMGRGELQLAILIEMMRREGFELMVGKPQILTKEIDGKVHEPLELLVVDVPEQYVGVVIEKMGMRKGKMSKMVNHGSGRVRLEFQVPSRGLIGLRSEMLTDTKGTAIMNSLFQGYMEWQGDIPMRPTGALVADRAGSTTGYAIFNLQERGEMFIAPGTDVYEGMLVGENSRTDDLVVNIVKEKKLTNMRSSSADEAIRLVPPRLLNLEQAIEFINEDEWVEVTPKSIRLRKKILKANQR; from the coding sequence ATGAACGTTTCGAACCCAAATCTTCGCAATATCGCCATCATTGCGCACGTCGACCATGGCAAGACGACGCTGGTGGACTCCATGTTCAAGCAGAGCGGCATCTATCGCAGCAACGAGACGGTTCAAGACCGCGCGATGGACTCCAACGAGCTGGAACGCGAACGCGGCATTACCATTCTGTCGAAGACCACCGGCGTCCGGTATCACGGCGTCAAGATCAACATTGTCGACACTCCGGGCCACTCCGATTTCGGAGGCGAGGTGGAGCGTGCACTGAAACTGGTGGACGGCGTGATGCTGCTGGTGGATGCCAGCGAGGGTCCGCTGCCGCAGACGCGCTATGTGTTGTCGAAGGCGCTGGAGCAGGGCCTGACGCCCATCGTCGTCATCAACAAGATCGACCGTCCGGACGCGCGTATCCAGGAAGTGCTGAACGAGGTATTCGACCTGTTCATCGACCTGGATGCGGCGGAAGAGCAGTTGGAGTTCCCGATCGTGTACACGATCGCGCGCGACGGCATCGCGAAGCTATCGCCGGAGGATCCTTCCGAGACGCTGGAGCCGTTGTTCGAGGCGATTGTGAAGTACATTCCGCCGCCGGAGGGGGATCCCGACGGGATTCTGCAGTTCCAGGTGGCGAATCTCGACTACTCGGACTATCTGGGGCGCATTGCCATTGGCCGTGTCTTCCAGGGCACGCTGCGCCAGGGCGATGAAGTGAGCGTGTGCCGCCTGGACGGGCAGGTGCACAAGACGAAGATTACGCGCATGTACTCCTTCGAGGGGCTGAAGCGCGTGGACGAGACGGTGGCGACGCCGGGCGACATTCTGGCGATCTCGGGTGTCGAAGGTATCACGATTGGTGAGACGGTGAGCCATCCGGACACGCCGAAGGCGATGCCGAAGATCCGCATCGACGAGCCGACGATCGGCATGGTGTTCACGATCAACACTTCACCATTCGCGGGCCGGGAAGGCCAGTGGGTGACGTCGCGGAACCTGCGCGACCGCCTGGACAAGGAACTGCTGACGAACGTCTCGTTGAAGGTGGAAGGCGGTCCGGACGCGTTCCAGGTGATGGGCCGCGGCGAGCTGCAGCTGGCGATCCTGATCGAGATGATGCGCCGTGAAGGGTTTGAGCTGATGGTGGGCAAGCCGCAGATCCTGACCAAGGAGATCGACGGCAAGGTCCATGAGCCGCTGGAGTTGCTCGTGGTCGACGTGCCCGAGCAGTATGTGGGCGTGGTGATTGAGAAGATGGGCATGCGCAAGGGCAAGATGTCCAAGATGGTCAACCACGGGTCTGGCCGCGTGCGGCTGGAGTTCCAGGTGCCGTCGCGAGGCTTGATCGGGCTGCGCAGCGAGATGCTGACCGACACCAAGGGTACGGCGATCATGAACTCGTTGTTCCAGGGCTACATGGAGTGGCAGGGCGACATCCCGATGCGTCCGACGGGCGCGCTGGTGGCCGACCGCGCGGGTTCGACGACGGGCTATGCGATCTTCAACCTGCAGGAGCGCGGCGAGATGTTCATCGCGCCGGGCACCGACGTGTATGAGGGCATGCTGGTGGGCGAGAATTCGCGCACGGACGACCTGGTGGTGAACATCGTCAAGGAGAAGAAGCTGACGAACATGCGGTCGTCGAGCGCGGATGAAGCGATCCGCCTGGTGCCGCCGCGGCTGCTGAACCTGGAGCAGGCGATTGAGTTCATCAACGAAGACGAGTGGGTGGAAGTGACGCCGAAGTCGATCCGCCTGCGGAAGAAGATCCTGAAGGCGAACCAGCGGTAA
- the der gene encoding ribosome biogenesis GTPase Der, with protein MPQATGLPTVVIVGRPNVGKSTLFNAILGQRKSITGDEPGITRDRIIGDAVHFNRPFQLIDTGGIVPEDAEWIPAQILKQARVALDVADQIIFLIDGRTEITSADRDLAQILRRLGKPVTLAVNKIDVAKRESLTTAFFELGFKDVMSVSAEHRLGLEELLDHVTRDFTEVEPVDPEEQAGKLRPIRVSIIGRPNVGKSTLLNAMVGGERAIVSPIAGTTRDSVDEHTIIEGREYVFVDTAGIRRKGKTHLMAEKLSVVMARRNIRMAHIALLVIDATEGPVGSDATIGGYAHEEGRALVICVNKWDLLPENKRKEFEQNIRDEFKFLDYAPIVFLSAKEKKGINSLFRHIATVYENFDKRVSTGELNRFVDMLKLERDRRIFFMTQPSVRPPTFVLFMDRGEPLHFSTERQVINRIRKKFGFDGTPIVLKIKARRGPKDARA; from the coding sequence ATGCCGCAAGCCACTGGGCTCCCCACGGTCGTTATCGTGGGTCGTCCCAACGTGGGTAAATCCACTCTCTTCAACGCGATTCTCGGTCAACGCAAGTCGATCACCGGCGACGAGCCCGGCATCACGCGCGACCGCATCATCGGCGACGCCGTTCACTTCAACCGCCCGTTCCAGCTCATCGACACCGGCGGCATCGTGCCGGAAGACGCCGAGTGGATCCCCGCCCAGATTCTCAAACAGGCCCGCGTCGCCCTCGACGTGGCCGACCAGATCATCTTCCTCATCGACGGCCGCACCGAAATCACCTCGGCCGATCGCGACCTCGCCCAGATCCTCCGCCGCCTCGGCAAGCCCGTCACCCTGGCCGTCAACAAGATCGACGTGGCCAAGCGCGAGTCGCTCACCACCGCCTTCTTCGAGCTCGGCTTCAAGGACGTCATGTCCGTCTCCGCCGAACACCGCCTCGGCCTCGAGGAACTGCTCGATCACGTCACCCGCGACTTCACTGAAGTGGAGCCCGTCGACCCCGAAGAGCAGGCCGGCAAACTCCGCCCCATCCGCGTCTCCATCATCGGCCGCCCCAACGTGGGCAAGTCCACGCTGCTCAACGCCATGGTCGGCGGCGAACGCGCCATCGTCTCACCCATCGCCGGCACCACCCGCGATTCCGTCGACGAACACACCATCATCGAAGGCCGCGAATACGTCTTCGTCGACACCGCCGGCATCCGCCGCAAGGGCAAGACGCATCTCATGGCCGAGAAGCTCAGCGTCGTCATGGCCCGCCGCAACATCCGCATGGCCCACATCGCCCTGCTGGTCATCGACGCCACGGAAGGCCCCGTCGGCAGCGACGCCACCATCGGCGGCTATGCCCACGAGGAAGGCCGCGCCCTCGTCATCTGCGTCAACAAGTGGGATCTCCTGCCGGAGAACAAGCGCAAGGAGTTCGAACAGAACATCCGCGACGAGTTCAAGTTCCTCGACTACGCGCCCATCGTCTTCCTCTCCGCCAAGGAGAAGAAGGGTATCAACAGCCTCTTCCGCCACATCGCCACCGTCTACGAGAACTTCGACAAGCGCGTCTCCACCGGAGAACTCAACCGCTTCGTCGACATGCTCAAGCTCGAGCGCGACCGCCGCATCTTCTTCATGACGCAGCCTTCCGTGCGTCCGCCCACGTTCGTGCTCTTCATGGATCGCGGCGAGCCTCTCCACTTCTCCACGGAACGCCAGGTCATCAACCGCATCCGCAAGAAGTTCGGCTTCGACGGCACGCCCATCGTACTCAAGATCAAAGCGCGCCGCGGCCCGAAAGACGCCCGCGCTTAG
- a CDS encoding SAM-dependent methyltransferase, protein MTAAGHLLAAGIGAQGPILFSRFMEVALYHPEHGYYRRARREQGADPFGMHGDFYTATQLQPVFGRLIAAQCAHWQQQLGAGEAFHVVEWGAGRGEMAEHLSSFRYSAVDVDGGEVPAAFEGVIFCNELFDALPVEAVRVCRREARMMRVGLSDGRFVWVEGEPLTGPWLPYAVNLCARIAEIREEEEVWLELPVGLESLLARMTRPLTRGFVLAIDYGYTEREIIRFPRGTLMAYRRHQALDDVLLNPGEQDITAHVPFTHLEHCAQALGLLTTPLRSLTQLLMSAGEADQFAGALAAPDDAAALRLRMQLKSLLFGLGETFRCLVMEKRSG, encoded by the coding sequence ATGACCGCCGCCGGTCACCTGCTCGCCGCCGGCATCGGCGCTCAAGGTCCCATTCTCTTTTCCCGCTTCATGGAAGTCGCGCTCTACCATCCCGAACACGGCTACTACCGCCGCGCCCGCCGGGAACAGGGCGCCGATCCCTTCGGCATGCACGGCGACTTCTATACCGCCACACAGCTCCAACCCGTCTTCGGCCGCCTCATTGCCGCGCAGTGCGCGCACTGGCAACAGCAGCTCGGCGCCGGCGAAGCATTCCATGTCGTGGAATGGGGCGCCGGCCGTGGTGAGATGGCCGAGCACCTGAGCTCCTTCCGCTACAGCGCCGTCGATGTCGATGGCGGTGAAGTCCCCGCGGCCTTTGAAGGCGTCATCTTCTGCAACGAGCTCTTCGATGCCTTGCCCGTTGAAGCCGTCCGCGTGTGCCGTCGTGAGGCGCGCATGATGCGCGTCGGCCTCAGTGACGGCAGGTTCGTATGGGTCGAAGGGGAGCCCCTCACAGGTCCATGGTTGCCCTATGCCGTGAATCTGTGTGCCCGCATAGCCGAAATCAGGGAAGAAGAAGAGGTGTGGCTCGAACTGCCCGTGGGCCTCGAATCACTGCTCGCGCGCATGACCCGGCCGCTCACGCGCGGCTTCGTCCTCGCCATCGACTACGGCTACACCGAGCGTGAGATCATCCGCTTCCCGCGCGGCACGCTCATGGCCTATCGCCGTCACCAGGCGCTCGACGATGTGCTGCTCAATCCCGGTGAACAGGACATCACCGCGCATGTGCCCTTCACTCATTTGGAGCACTGCGCGCAAGCCCTGGGCCTCCTCACCACGCCCCTCCGCTCACTCACTCAACTGCTCATGTCCGCCGGTGAAGCAGACCAGTTCGCCGGGGCTCTCGCAGCCCCCGATGATGCGGCCGCGCTGCGCCTGCGCATGCAGCTCAAGAGCCTGTTATTCGGGCTCGGCGAGACCTTTCGATGTCTGGTGATGGAGAAGAGAAGCGGGTAG
- a CDS encoding septal ring lytic transglycosylase RlpA family protein gives MRREAALLCSCALLALAGCSRHKHTARTPAAPAPGWSEIGIASWYGNPYHGRPTSSGEIYDMEQMTAAHRTLPFGAIVRVTNLTNNKKIEVRINDRGPFAAGRIVDISRAAARNINMIGPGTARVRLELLSYAGTPTTSATYTVQVGRFFSEHEGARLRKNLMKKYQSVDLIERPATPGSYLLRVGRTSTQDEAQVIADEISKDVGIGYVVRLELRTHQ, from the coding sequence ATGCGCCGCGAAGCTGCTCTCTTATGCTCCTGCGCACTCCTCGCGCTCGCTGGTTGCTCCAGGCACAAACACACTGCGCGCACGCCGGCCGCGCCCGCTCCAGGCTGGTCCGAGATCGGCATCGCCAGCTGGTACGGCAATCCCTATCACGGCCGTCCCACCTCCAGCGGCGAGATCTATGACATGGAGCAGATGACCGCCGCGCATCGCACCCTGCCCTTCGGCGCCATCGTGCGCGTCACCAATCTCACCAACAACAAGAAGATCGAGGTACGCATCAACGATCGCGGTCCCTTCGCCGCCGGACGCATCGTCGACATCTCCCGCGCCGCCGCGCGCAACATCAACATGATCGGCCCGGGCACCGCGCGCGTCCGCCTCGAACTCCTCTCGTACGCAGGCACACCCACCACCTCCGCCACCTACACCGTGCAGGTGGGCCGCTTCTTCTCTGAACACGAAGGCGCCAGGCTGCGTAAGAACCTCATGAAGAAATACCAATCCGTCGACCTCATCGAACGGCCCGCCACGCCCGGCAGCTACCTCCTCCGCGTCGGCCGCACCAGCACGCAGGACGAAGCCCAGGTCATCGCTGACGAGATCAGCAAGGATGTCGGCATCGGCTACGTCGTGCGCCTGGAACTGCGGACCCATCAGTAG
- a CDS encoding sigma-54 interaction domain-containing protein, which produces MPAQLEQHFGTPDWMTVDSSQKTYELVGQSARLRQVLRLAAKLGKGHWPVLLLGETGTGKELVARTIHRNSPSGPFVTIDCSAMVGPLMESELFGHAKGAFTGAHTQKIGLIEQADGGTAFFDEIGELPLDLQSKLLRVLQEKEFRPVGSLQVRKSSFRIVAATNRDLAEEVHKGTFRQDLYYRLNVVTLRLAPLRERKDDLPSLIAHFLENYGSGHRLSGELLELMMSYDWPGNVRELENCIQHMVAVNSGPLLHGGDAPSNLLNFAQKRRFAAAGQSPAGNLAYLPAHGAGSPAPSPESTFVMPVLPLSEMEKRAIIQALQYTKGDRVMAAHLLGIGRTTLYRKLKEYGIQD; this is translated from the coding sequence ATGCCAGCTCAGCTCGAACAGCACTTTGGGACACCAGACTGGATGACAGTGGATTCGTCACAGAAGACTTATGAGTTAGTAGGCCAGTCTGCGCGCCTGCGCCAGGTCCTGAGGCTCGCGGCCAAGCTCGGTAAAGGTCATTGGCCCGTCCTGTTGCTCGGCGAGACCGGCACCGGCAAGGAGCTGGTCGCCCGCACCATTCACCGCAACTCACCCAGCGGCCCCTTCGTCACCATCGACTGCTCGGCCATGGTCGGCCCGCTCATGGAGAGCGAACTCTTCGGCCACGCCAAAGGCGCCTTCACCGGCGCTCATACGCAGAAGATCGGCCTCATCGAACAGGCCGATGGCGGCACCGCGTTCTTCGACGAAATTGGAGAACTGCCGCTCGACCTCCAGTCCAAGCTCCTGCGCGTCCTTCAGGAAAAGGAGTTCCGCCCCGTCGGCTCCCTGCAGGTGCGCAAGTCCAGCTTCCGCATCGTCGCCGCCACCAATCGCGATCTGGCTGAAGAAGTACACAAAGGCACCTTCCGCCAGGATCTCTACTACCGCCTCAATGTCGTCACCCTGCGCCTCGCACCCCTGCGCGAACGCAAGGACGATCTGCCCTCCCTCATCGCTCACTTCCTCGAGAACTACGGCAGCGGCCATCGCCTCAGCGGTGAACTGCTGGAGCTCATGATGTCCTACGACTGGCCGGGCAATGTGCGCGAGCTGGAGAACTGTATCCAGCACATGGTGGCCGTCAACAGCGGCCCGCTGCTGCACGGTGGCGATGCGCCCTCCAATCTCCTCAACTTCGCGCAGAAGCGCCGCTTCGCCGCCGCTGGTCAATCACCCGCCGGCAACCTTGCTTACCTGCCCGCCCACGGTGCCGGCAGCCCCGCCCCTTCACCGGAGTCCACCTTCGTCATGCCCGTGCTGCCTCTCTCCGAGATGGAGAAGCGCGCCATCATTCAGGCGCTGCAGTACACTAAGGGCGATCGCGTCATGGCCGCTCACCTGCTCGGCATCGGCCGCACCACTCTCTACCGCAAGCTGAAGGAATACGGGATCCAGGATTGA